One Pectinophora gossypiella chromosome 9, ilPecGoss1.1, whole genome shotgun sequence genomic region harbors:
- the LOC126369569 gene encoding aminopeptidase N-like isoform X1, translating into MTLSNSRQQFLAYESQGTEDIHYGRKGGVFVSTCVCVGLVILAVIVAALVGVIVYFITYFKLSQQDGNFWDETEPFGQTGPPSPNLRLPSDIVPSFYRLKIKADLETSNFTGEVYITIRASRKVKEIILHSKSLSIKNNAKLTEQIYEKVETLHMRRKRDAPDASSNSTKVETENVIQNQSEAVTENTTENVTTQAVTDTTLAPSNTPEVTPANVTETTVNPTTETVKPNTTTKSDTHTQVTHSSVRNIKIISISAAAGDRLVLTLASALKPDVDYILELSFEGPISNSLTGFYKSTYTNANKEEKQLGVTQFEPTYARAAFPCFDEPGFKAKFEISIAHRTNTTVLSNMKIATQEAIPNEPDWEWTHFERSVNMSTYLVAYILCDFKSLDTSYVSKDNITKPIRIWTRPELINKAKYAALITPKLLEYYEEVFGVPYALDKLDLIAIPDFSSGAMENWGLITFRETTLLFDEADSVPRDKQNVAIDIAHELAHQWFGNLVTMQWWTDLWLNEGFATYIEYVGVDHIEPEWNMFESFTRDMLDLLRTDALKNTSPVSRQVVDASEISQKFDEISYTKGANLIRMLNNTMSEELFHKGLVNYLNRWKYMNAEENDLWAAMSSVVASDPVLKGRSLVDFMNSWTRQAGYPVVNVKRNYESGNVHFEQQLFTSSKEPYEKMLKQLWQIPISYTAVEAPLSEWSTKPKLWLMEKSTSADLPINASQALYVNIGATGYYRVNYDQRNWELLSTALKSGHVKSAITKAQLIDDAFNLAKASQLNYSYALGLTTYVINGEQSKIVWDLLLNNMAFLKHNLMATSGYRYFQDYMRIILRKQLERLNFGLDKPKDDNEAFLIENLVMWECYVESPRCLKWAKEQFNNWTSQADISKNPIPSYLRSLVYNVVLKYGGRNEFEFLWNLFQNSTDPNVKTLVITNLPSTRDESLITMMLEKSLTEIPKQYAVAVWSVEPPIGTRIAQRFLLDNFDRVYSKFTEMDAFMFPAVLSGAFGFITNEEELDRLKSFALAHKERLLPMSQTLQKIVDTAQLRINWMKKHAAGINTWLQDYVTSNTTGTVNSTVVDNETTKDLPSTSPIPDSTEAPKTTAGVETTTFAQADNTTDPIAKPSR; encoded by the exons ATGACCCTATCGAATAGCCGCCAGCAGTTCCTGGCGTATGAGTCTCAGGGGACGGAAGACATCCACTATGGCAGAAAAGGAGGTGTCTTCGTTTCCACATGCGTGTGCGTCGGCCTAGTTATCCTAGCTGTGATAGTGGCCGCTTTGGTTGGagttatagtatattttataaccTATTTTAAG CTGTCACAACAAGATGGAAATTTCTGGGATGAAACAGAGCCATTTGGACAaacaggccctccgtctccaaACCTCAGGCTACCATCGGACATAGTTCCAAGTTTCTATAGACTAAAAATAAAAGCTGATTTGGAAACTTCTAACTTTACCGGTGAAGTGTACATCACAATCAGAGCTAGTAGAAAAGTTAAGGAGATTATTTTACACTCCAAAAGCCTCAGTATTAAAAACAATGCTAAGCTCACTGAACAAATATATGAAAAAGTGGAAACTCTGCACATGAGACGAAAAAGAGATGCACCTGATGCAAGTAGTAATAGTACAAAAGTGGAAACTGAAAATGTTATACAGAATCAAAGCGAAGCTGTTACAGAAAATACAACAGAAAATGTTACAACTCAGGCTGTAACGGATACTACTTTAGCACCTAGCAATACCCCAGAAGTAACTCCAGCAAACGTAACCGAAACTACTGTAAATCCTACCACAGAAACAGTTAAACCGAATACCACTACTAAATCTGATACACATACTCAAGTTACTCACAGCAGTGTAAGGAACATCAAAATCATCTCAATTTCAGCAGCTGCGGGTGACAGACTTGTCCTTACTTTGGCTTCAGCTTTAAAACCTGATGTAGATTATATTTTAGAACTATCTTTTGAAGGGCCAATCTCAAATTCACTGACTGGCTTCTACAAAAGCACCTATACAAATGCTAATAAGGAAGAGAA GCAACTGGGAGTAACACAGTTTGAGCCAACATATGCTCGGGCGGCATTCCCTTGTTTTGATGAACCGGGATTCAAGGCCAAATTTGAGATCAGCATTGCACACCGTACCAATACTACTGTGCTCTCCAACATGAAAATTGCCACACAGGAGGCCAT TCCAAATGAACCAGACTGGGAGTGGACACATTTTGAGCGATCAGTCAACATGTCTACCTATCTTGTCGCCTACATCCTCTGCGATTTCAAGTCTTTAGACACCAGCTATGTCAGCAAGGATAACATCACGAAACCCATACGTATTTGGACTAGACCGGAGTTGATCAACAAAGCCAAATATGCAGCATTGATCACTCCAAAATTGCTAGAGTATTACGAAGAAGTATTTGGAGTGCCATATGCTTTGGATAAGCTGGATTTGATAGCTATACCGGACTTTTCTAGTGGTGCTATGGAGAATTGGGGCTTGATTACATTTAG AGAGACGACTCTCCTCTTCGACGAAGCGGACAGCGTCCCCCGAGACAAACAGAACGTTGCCATCGATATAGCCCACGAGCTCGCGCACCAGTGGTTCGGCAACCTGGTCACCATGCAATGGTGGACAGATCTCTGGCTCAACGAGGGTTTTGCTACTTACATCGAATACGTAGGCGTTGATCAT ATCGAGCCGGAGTGGAATATGTTCGAGTCGTTCACGCGTGATATGCTCGACTTACTACGAACGGATGCATTAAAGAATACTTCCCCTGTATCCCGTCAAGTGGTTGACGCATCTGAAATATCACAGAAATTTGACGAAATATCTTATACTAAAGGCGCGAACCTTATTCGTATGCTTAACAATACAATGTCTGAGGAACTCTTCCATAAAGGCTTGGTCAACTATTTGAATCGATG GAAATACATGAACGCAGAAGAGAATGATCTGTGGGCAGCGATGTCTTCGGTAGTGGCTTCAGACCCAGTGCTCAAAGGTCGGTCGTTAGTGGACTTTATGAACTCGTGGACGCGTCAGGCGGGGTACCCAGTCGTCAACGTCAAGAGGAACTATGAATCTGGCAACGTTCACTTTGAGCAG CAACTCTTCACAAGCTCAAAGGAACCGTACGAGAAAATGTTGAAGCAGCTATGGCAGATTCCTATCAGTTACACGGCAGTCGAGGCTCCTCTGTCTGAATGGAGTACCAAACCTAAACTATGGCTGATGGAGAAATCTACCTCTGCCGACTTGCCCATCAACGCTTCCCAAGCGCTCTATGTGAACATAGGCGCTACTG GATACTATAGAGTGAACTACGATCAGAGAAATTGGGAACTTCTTAGTACGGCCTTAAAATCTGGTCATGTGAAATCAGCAATCACAAAAGCACAACTTATAGACGACGCTTTTAATCTGGCTAAGGCGTCACAGTTGAACTATAGCTATGCCTTAGGCTTGACTACATACGTGATCAATGGAGAACAATCGAAGATTGTATGGGATCTGTTACTGAATAATATGGCATTCTTGAAACACAACCTGATGGCTACGTCTGGGTATAGATACTTCCAG GATTACATGAGGATAATCCTACGGAAGCAACTAGAACGTCTGAACTTCGGCCTGGACAAACCGAAGGATGACAATGAGGCGTTCCTCATAGAAAATCTAGTCATGTGGGAGTGTTACGTCGAGTCACCTCGCTGCCTCAAATGGGCCAAAGAGCAGTTCAATAACTGGACTTCACAGGCTGATATATCGAAGAACCC GATTCCAAGCTACCTGCGTTCTCTGGTGTACAACGTAGTGCTGAAGTACGGCGGGCGCAACGAATTCGAGTTTCTATGGAATCTGTTCCAAAACTCTACCGACCCTAACGTCAAGACCCTAGTCATCACCAACCTGCCCAGCACTAGGGACGAGTCGCTCATCACCAT GATGCTCGAGAAAAGCCTGACAGAGATACCTAAGCAGTACGCAGTAGCTGTGTGGAGCGTTGAGCCGCCGATAGGCACGCGTATCGCACAGCGGTTCCTACTAGACAACTTCGACCGCGTGTACAGCAAGTTCACAGAAATGGACGCCTTCATGTTCCCGGCTGTGCTCAGCGGCGCTTTCGGGTTTATAACGAATGAAGAGGAGTTGGATAGG TTGAAATCGTTCGCACTCGCGCACAAGGAGCGGTTGTTGCCGATGTCGCAGACGCTACAGAAGATCGTCGACACGGCGCAGCTCAGGATTAACTGGATGAAGAAGCACGCAGCTGGCATCAACACGTGGTTGCAGGACTACGTCACca GTAACACAACGGGCACAGTGAATTCTACGGTTGTAGACAATGAGACTACGAAGGACTTACCATCTACGTCTCCAATACCAGATAGCACAGAAGCGCCGAAAACCACCGCGGGCGTCGAAACGACCACATTTGCACAAGCAGACAATACCACAGACCCAATAGCAAAACCTAGTCGTTAA
- the LOC126369569 gene encoding aminopeptidase N-like isoform X2 — translation MLLRLFVLVLISLVVSNHSKTLSQQDGNFWDETEPFGQTGPPSPNLRLPSDIVPSFYRLKIKADLETSNFTGEVYITIRASRKVKEIILHSKSLSIKNNAKLTEQIYEKVETLHMRRKRDAPDASSNSTKVETENVIQNQSEAVTENTTENVTTQAVTDTTLAPSNTPEVTPANVTETTVNPTTETVKPNTTTKSDTHTQVTHSSVRNIKIISISAAAGDRLVLTLASALKPDVDYILELSFEGPISNSLTGFYKSTYTNANKEEKQLGVTQFEPTYARAAFPCFDEPGFKAKFEISIAHRTNTTVLSNMKIATQEAIPNEPDWEWTHFERSVNMSTYLVAYILCDFKSLDTSYVSKDNITKPIRIWTRPELINKAKYAALITPKLLEYYEEVFGVPYALDKLDLIAIPDFSSGAMENWGLITFRETTLLFDEADSVPRDKQNVAIDIAHELAHQWFGNLVTMQWWTDLWLNEGFATYIEYVGVDHIEPEWNMFESFTRDMLDLLRTDALKNTSPVSRQVVDASEISQKFDEISYTKGANLIRMLNNTMSEELFHKGLVNYLNRWKYMNAEENDLWAAMSSVVASDPVLKGRSLVDFMNSWTRQAGYPVVNVKRNYESGNVHFEQQLFTSSKEPYEKMLKQLWQIPISYTAVEAPLSEWSTKPKLWLMEKSTSADLPINASQALYVNIGATGYYRVNYDQRNWELLSTALKSGHVKSAITKAQLIDDAFNLAKASQLNYSYALGLTTYVINGEQSKIVWDLLLNNMAFLKHNLMATSGYRYFQDYMRIILRKQLERLNFGLDKPKDDNEAFLIENLVMWECYVESPRCLKWAKEQFNNWTSQADISKNPIPSYLRSLVYNVVLKYGGRNEFEFLWNLFQNSTDPNVKTLVITNLPSTRDESLITMMLEKSLTEIPKQYAVAVWSVEPPIGTRIAQRFLLDNFDRVYSKFTEMDAFMFPAVLSGAFGFITNEEELDRLKSFALAHKERLLPMSQTLQKIVDTAQLRINWMKKHAAGINTWLQDYVTSNTTGTVNSTVVDNETTKDLPSTSPIPDSTEAPKTTAGVETTTFAQADNTTDPIAKPSR, via the exons atGTTGCTGaggttatttgttttagttttaatcaGTTTAGTGGTTAGTAATCATAGTAAAACC CTGTCACAACAAGATGGAAATTTCTGGGATGAAACAGAGCCATTTGGACAaacaggccctccgtctccaaACCTCAGGCTACCATCGGACATAGTTCCAAGTTTCTATAGACTAAAAATAAAAGCTGATTTGGAAACTTCTAACTTTACCGGTGAAGTGTACATCACAATCAGAGCTAGTAGAAAAGTTAAGGAGATTATTTTACACTCCAAAAGCCTCAGTATTAAAAACAATGCTAAGCTCACTGAACAAATATATGAAAAAGTGGAAACTCTGCACATGAGACGAAAAAGAGATGCACCTGATGCAAGTAGTAATAGTACAAAAGTGGAAACTGAAAATGTTATACAGAATCAAAGCGAAGCTGTTACAGAAAATACAACAGAAAATGTTACAACTCAGGCTGTAACGGATACTACTTTAGCACCTAGCAATACCCCAGAAGTAACTCCAGCAAACGTAACCGAAACTACTGTAAATCCTACCACAGAAACAGTTAAACCGAATACCACTACTAAATCTGATACACATACTCAAGTTACTCACAGCAGTGTAAGGAACATCAAAATCATCTCAATTTCAGCAGCTGCGGGTGACAGACTTGTCCTTACTTTGGCTTCAGCTTTAAAACCTGATGTAGATTATATTTTAGAACTATCTTTTGAAGGGCCAATCTCAAATTCACTGACTGGCTTCTACAAAAGCACCTATACAAATGCTAATAAGGAAGAGAA GCAACTGGGAGTAACACAGTTTGAGCCAACATATGCTCGGGCGGCATTCCCTTGTTTTGATGAACCGGGATTCAAGGCCAAATTTGAGATCAGCATTGCACACCGTACCAATACTACTGTGCTCTCCAACATGAAAATTGCCACACAGGAGGCCAT TCCAAATGAACCAGACTGGGAGTGGACACATTTTGAGCGATCAGTCAACATGTCTACCTATCTTGTCGCCTACATCCTCTGCGATTTCAAGTCTTTAGACACCAGCTATGTCAGCAAGGATAACATCACGAAACCCATACGTATTTGGACTAGACCGGAGTTGATCAACAAAGCCAAATATGCAGCATTGATCACTCCAAAATTGCTAGAGTATTACGAAGAAGTATTTGGAGTGCCATATGCTTTGGATAAGCTGGATTTGATAGCTATACCGGACTTTTCTAGTGGTGCTATGGAGAATTGGGGCTTGATTACATTTAG AGAGACGACTCTCCTCTTCGACGAAGCGGACAGCGTCCCCCGAGACAAACAGAACGTTGCCATCGATATAGCCCACGAGCTCGCGCACCAGTGGTTCGGCAACCTGGTCACCATGCAATGGTGGACAGATCTCTGGCTCAACGAGGGTTTTGCTACTTACATCGAATACGTAGGCGTTGATCAT ATCGAGCCGGAGTGGAATATGTTCGAGTCGTTCACGCGTGATATGCTCGACTTACTACGAACGGATGCATTAAAGAATACTTCCCCTGTATCCCGTCAAGTGGTTGACGCATCTGAAATATCACAGAAATTTGACGAAATATCTTATACTAAAGGCGCGAACCTTATTCGTATGCTTAACAATACAATGTCTGAGGAACTCTTCCATAAAGGCTTGGTCAACTATTTGAATCGATG GAAATACATGAACGCAGAAGAGAATGATCTGTGGGCAGCGATGTCTTCGGTAGTGGCTTCAGACCCAGTGCTCAAAGGTCGGTCGTTAGTGGACTTTATGAACTCGTGGACGCGTCAGGCGGGGTACCCAGTCGTCAACGTCAAGAGGAACTATGAATCTGGCAACGTTCACTTTGAGCAG CAACTCTTCACAAGCTCAAAGGAACCGTACGAGAAAATGTTGAAGCAGCTATGGCAGATTCCTATCAGTTACACGGCAGTCGAGGCTCCTCTGTCTGAATGGAGTACCAAACCTAAACTATGGCTGATGGAGAAATCTACCTCTGCCGACTTGCCCATCAACGCTTCCCAAGCGCTCTATGTGAACATAGGCGCTACTG GATACTATAGAGTGAACTACGATCAGAGAAATTGGGAACTTCTTAGTACGGCCTTAAAATCTGGTCATGTGAAATCAGCAATCACAAAAGCACAACTTATAGACGACGCTTTTAATCTGGCTAAGGCGTCACAGTTGAACTATAGCTATGCCTTAGGCTTGACTACATACGTGATCAATGGAGAACAATCGAAGATTGTATGGGATCTGTTACTGAATAATATGGCATTCTTGAAACACAACCTGATGGCTACGTCTGGGTATAGATACTTCCAG GATTACATGAGGATAATCCTACGGAAGCAACTAGAACGTCTGAACTTCGGCCTGGACAAACCGAAGGATGACAATGAGGCGTTCCTCATAGAAAATCTAGTCATGTGGGAGTGTTACGTCGAGTCACCTCGCTGCCTCAAATGGGCCAAAGAGCAGTTCAATAACTGGACTTCACAGGCTGATATATCGAAGAACCC GATTCCAAGCTACCTGCGTTCTCTGGTGTACAACGTAGTGCTGAAGTACGGCGGGCGCAACGAATTCGAGTTTCTATGGAATCTGTTCCAAAACTCTACCGACCCTAACGTCAAGACCCTAGTCATCACCAACCTGCCCAGCACTAGGGACGAGTCGCTCATCACCAT GATGCTCGAGAAAAGCCTGACAGAGATACCTAAGCAGTACGCAGTAGCTGTGTGGAGCGTTGAGCCGCCGATAGGCACGCGTATCGCACAGCGGTTCCTACTAGACAACTTCGACCGCGTGTACAGCAAGTTCACAGAAATGGACGCCTTCATGTTCCCGGCTGTGCTCAGCGGCGCTTTCGGGTTTATAACGAATGAAGAGGAGTTGGATAGG TTGAAATCGTTCGCACTCGCGCACAAGGAGCGGTTGTTGCCGATGTCGCAGACGCTACAGAAGATCGTCGACACGGCGCAGCTCAGGATTAACTGGATGAAGAAGCACGCAGCTGGCATCAACACGTGGTTGCAGGACTACGTCACca GTAACACAACGGGCACAGTGAATTCTACGGTTGTAGACAATGAGACTACGAAGGACTTACCATCTACGTCTCCAATACCAGATAGCACAGAAGCGCCGAAAACCACCGCGGGCGTCGAAACGACCACATTTGCACAAGCAGACAATACCACAGACCCAATAGCAAAACCTAGTCGTTAA